Within Actinoplanes sp. L3-i22, the genomic segment CCAGCCCGACGTCGACCGGATCCATGTACGCGGCTTCAACGAGCAGGGCACCACCACCACGCCGTTCCAGATGGTCGCGATGAACGAGATGAGCCGCTTCCACCTGGCCGCCGAGGCGATCCGGCGCTGCCCGCGGCTGGCCGAGCGCGCGCCGGCGCTGATCGCCGAGTGCGACGCCCGCATCGCCGAGGCCGCCGCCTACGCCCGTGAGCACTTCGAGGACCAGCCCGAGATCCGCGACTGGGCCTGGCGGGACTGATCATGGCGACGACACCGCAACACCCCGGCCCGATCGCGGCGGTCCTGGCCGACGTCGACGGCACCCTGGTCACCAAACAGAAGGTGCTCACCCCGCGCACCATCGACGCGGTCGGCCGGCTCGCCGAACGCGGCGTGCTGTTCGCCGTCACCAGCGGGCGCCCGCCGCGCGGCATGCGGATGCTGGTCGAGCCGCTGGGCATGCACATGCCGATGGCCGCCTTCAACGGTGGCGTGATCATGCTGCCGGACATGACGGTCTTCGACGAGCGCGACATCCCGGCCGACGTCGCGCCCGGCGTGATCGAGACCTGCCGCGCGTACGGCCTCTACGTGTGGATCTACACCGCCACCGAGTGGTACGTCACCGACCCCAATGCCCCGCACGCCGAACGCGAGACCAGGACCTGCCGGTTCCCGCCGGTGGTCGTGCCGGACTACGACCCGTACCTGGAAAAGGTTGTCAAAATTGTCGGCGTCAGCGACGACTACGACCTGGTCGCGCAGGCCGAACTCGCCGTGCAGAAGCAGTTCGACACGCGTGTCTCGGCCGCCCGCTCCCAGCCGCACTATCTGGACGTGACCCATCCGACCGCCAACAAGGGCGTCGTGGTCGACCGGCTCTCGCACCGGTTCGGGGTGCCGCGCGAACAGATCGCCACCTTCGGCGACCAGGCCAACGACGTGCTGATGTTCCGGCGCAGCGGGATCAGCGTCGCGATGGGCAACGCCGCCGAGCCGGTGCGCCGGCAGGCGACCTACGTGACCGGCTCCAACGAGCAGGACGGCTTCGCCGACGCGGTCGAGCGATACATCCTGCCCTATGCGACCGCCGCACCCGCCTGAGATCACTTTTGTACGCTCTTCGTCCATGGAGGACATCGCACGGTTCTACCGGCAGGCCGGCCCGACCTCGGCTCTCGGGCGGCACCGCGACCGGGTGCCCGGCCTGCCGGCCGACCCGCAGGCGCTCGCCGCGATCGTGCGCGGGCTGCTCATCCACAACTACACGGCGACGGTCCAGGGGCTGCGGTTCTCTACCGAGCGCAGGTCGCACATGGAGACGGCCGGCGCTGAAGCGATCCTGGACAACGTGATCGGCATCGATGCGGCGCCGTGGGATCGCGAGCGGCCGGTCGAGCGGCGAATGTTCGGCTTCTGCTACCACTTCGCGCTGCTGCACTGCGCC encodes:
- a CDS encoding Cof-type HAD-IIB family hydrolase; translation: MATTPQHPGPIAAVLADVDGTLVTKQKVLTPRTIDAVGRLAERGVLFAVTSGRPPRGMRMLVEPLGMHMPMAAFNGGVIMLPDMTVFDERDIPADVAPGVIETCRAYGLYVWIYTATEWYVTDPNAPHAERETRTCRFPPVVVPDYDPYLEKVVKIVGVSDDYDLVAQAELAVQKQFDTRVSAARSQPHYLDVTHPTANKGVVVDRLSHRFGVPREQIATFGDQANDVLMFRRSGISVAMGNAAEPVRRQATYVTGSNEQDGFADAVERYILPYATAAPA